The DNA segment TCATAAGCGCTGTAAATACtctaatctcataatattacaatgtatgtCCCGTAGCATTGACCAAAAGACAGTTTTGTTTCGAATCTGATCTAAGCTCAAGAGAAATAAGTACCTTCCAGAATGGTCCAAGTGGTCCTCTTCCCGTCTTCACTGACTTGAACTTGGAGGGGTCTTCATCTTGCTTATAGTCCTATTGTGACCAAAATTGAAATAATcgttacaaaacaacaagactTGTTCAATGGACACTAACTTAAGGTTAAAAATACTCATCGTTTCTTATGGTTACATACTGTATCATacagaaagaaaataataactGTAAGGTATTCTAAATGGAAATGTACCATAAACATTCTGCAACTTTGTACCACttccatgaatataatttaatgtCATCATTACAACTAAAATAACTTGTTTTAACTATTTTCAAATTGGAAGAAATACTAAACATACAGAAAACATTGGCTGAATGTACCAACTACGTATCAAATCATCAATTGCTCGAGGGctcagcaattaaaaaaaaaaaatcatgattagCCCAGCAGCTTAAAGCTATTTTTCAGGGTGATCGGTCAACAAGAGGGTGAAAACTGTGGAGAGACCGCACAAGCACAGTAATTTGACTGTTTTAATGCTGAAAGCTCGATCACTATAACAATGCAGTGTGCTGCACTAATGAGGTCTGTGAATCAATGTGCCGTGGCAGACAAAAGGGAGAAACTCCACCAGTAAACTAGAGTACATAAGAGCCCTGGGTGCATCCTGTACGTTTGTCGAGAGCTGCCATACGAAGAACTGTGAGCTGTAATTACGCTAACAAACTCATCGGTGCAGGCGGTGCGTCCCGGGGCCTGCGGCCATGCCCGAGGCTGAGAGCTGATAGGGCCCTTAGACACAACACACTCCTCCAGAAAGGCAAACATGTCCGCCTCGTTAACTTcccagggcaaaaaaaaaaaacacattgcgcTAGCGAGTACTACGAAATGAGGCAATGTGATGTTAATAAGAGCAGTAACGACTAACTACCTAAAATCTGGATTTTTCTCCACCATCAAGTGTGAAAAATTGTCAGGTAAGGTCCTCCATAATTAACCTGGAGACCTTTAAACCGTAAAGGTGAAGCAGTGTATTAACGCTTGTGATGCCTTTAAGTTAAAGAATTATTTCAATTAAGAGGCAAATtcaattttcaatattttgaacAGTTTTAATGGCTAAGAGATGCCAAAATGGCAGTGCCCCCAGCTTTAAGAGTGTAGATCATGAAGATAATGCCGAATTTAAATTTATATATGCACATGTATTGTGGTTTAGTGGAGTATAGTTAACAAACAGTCAGTTCCTGTCTTTGTTTTGGGTACAACTTACAAAGACCATGCTTGATAGCTATTTTGGGCAAGTCCTGAAAACACGGTGTGGAACAATATGTTTACAAAAGCGGAAAAGACCAAATTGTATTTCAGTAACTCGGGAGATTATGTGCTAAGAATCCATAAGCACGGGATAATTAGGCCTGAAAACCAATCGATTGCGAACAGTGTAATAAAGATATTTTTCCACCTGGAGGCGCCACACAGTTCAAATGTTTACTTACAGAGGAGCAGACGTGACTTCCGTCTGCAATGTCAATAGGTACAACAGCAACTTGCTGCCAGGAGGAACGATCAAGCTTGTGGACCTAAAAAGCCAAATCATTCATATAAAAGtacaattaaaaacacattcTGGCATACAAAGACACAGTATATGGAGTTGTGTATTGTGATTTTACTAACATTTTCTTGTGTTCCAAGATCAGGTTTATGCCACGTCTCAATCTTGATCAGGAAATTGTCTTTCATGTATTCattctacaaaaaaagtgtcatcgTTAATGACGCACAGTGCTTTGatcaataaaaacaccaaacaTCCAACCAACAAAGACTACCTACCGTCACTTCTGATCAAGGATAGGcggcaggaggaaaaaaaagaaacatgacaTTAACCAGATAAGAATACAACGGGAAGAGCCAAGAACAACGGGAAAAGGGCTCACCAGTTCTGCAGTAGGGATAGGCATTCCAGGCTTTTTCATGAAATACAAAGGCGCTTTCTGGTGCCAATAGTTGAATAAATGTTGGAACACGACTGCGGAATGGCGGGATCGGGAAGCAAAGAGATGACTTTGgtgaaaaagcaaaaatgtaCCTACCATAGTGGCTGACTTgtgattagcaacagtaaacATATAGAAACTACGGGTCAAAAGTATGTACAGTTTCTTATTTAATAACACCAGTGTGTGTCCAAAGTTGACGTGTGGGTGAAAACAAAACAGGATTGTGGCAGGAACCAAAAGTTGTGTGATACTGCCACCATCTGATTGTACACCGCAATTACAGTGCAATAGTCAATATTTAATGTGCAACTAACCTTTTGAGGCGGTAGATTTTGTGTGTATACTGTCCTTTTTCTCCCTCCTTTTCATAGGGCTCATTTCTTAATACCTCGATcccttcaccacctcctgtttCATTTTTACTTGCTTCAGCCACAGAAAACAACTGTCCAACTTgatactgtaaaacaaacaattttcaGAATAGAATCAAATGTGAGCCACAAGCAATTGGAAGAACAcggcaaaacaaaataatggacTCCAGGGATGACTTGAcacttatttttcacatttgtgttatatatttaaatgtgcTATTGTCGGTTATGATTGGGAGAATATACAATTTAATTCCCAATTCATGTATGAAATGCTAATGTGCATTTTGATTCAAATGCTTGTTAGAACTCAAAATTGAACTCTACTCATCTTTAATTCTTTTCATTTGGAAGAAAGAGATACACTCACCTCCTCAACACTACAAGGTAACACCACACGGctagaaaaggaaaagaaagagatgATTAAAATGTGAGCGCTATAGTACTGCATTTAGTACATCAATTTAAATACATGTCAATACTTTTAATCACCACCCCTGACATCAACCCAATAGAGGCAGATCAGATGTAATTTTGTACTAGACATGCTGATAATCAGTGCCTTCATTCAGTCTggattatttgtattttggggCAAAAATTTGTTTCAACTTGGAATTTCTAATGGTCCCTTGGAACAAAAGGACTCAAAAAGGTATCATTTGTAACACACTGATACGTCAGATTTTaatggtataaaaaaaactatcacaTTGCTCAAATTTCATGGttcaaatacaatacaatcgACCACATAGGATTAATTCTTTACTTTGGATAGtctaataaatgacatttttgcataGAGTACAAATGAAAGTTTGTGATTCCTTATTTTGAAAGGTTCAACCATCGTCAACAGGAAGTTATCGTGTGTTGTGCTGATTATCAGAAAATTTTCTAGTACAAAATTACTTCTTATCTCCCCTAACCTAGATGAAATGTAGGTAGTTTGACTGTGCTGTTTTGAACAACGAAAGGCAACAGAAGCAAATCTGataatcaggaaaaaaagcatttggtATCCCCCAATCGCGTGTGTTTAGCAGCGGAAGCCCTGCCTCCAAGACGACTATTCAACCAAATAAAACAGAACACTGAACATTTTCAAAACCGGAAAAGAACACTTTGGCAGATCTTTTCGAGGGTAAAAGCGACTGCAATCACAATTCGATGTGAAATAAATGATTTCAGACTATCACGGTAGTTGGATACCATCTCGGTACTTTAGAGGCATTGTTTGCTTGAAGACTAGTAGCCATCTGCTAACCAGCACAACGTTAACACTCGTGTACCTGGAGGTACACAACTATCGAACACACACAaccagactattttttttagcacactGGGATGCCTGTAGTGTGTGAAAATCTATCTGAAATAGTAATCGGGAACGATCGCGACATTAAGCCATACTTAAATCTGCATCAGCAGGGACCCTTCCCACCTCATTTATGATCAACATTGGCTAAGTGCTAGCTAACATAGCGTGCACGTCAAATGAAGTTCAACTTTGCGGAAGAGAAGTCACACTCACGTTG comes from the Stigmatopora nigra isolate UIUO_SnigA chromosome 22, RoL_Snig_1.1, whole genome shotgun sequence genome and includes:
- the LOC144215428 gene encoding phosphatidylinositol transfer protein beta isoform-like, whose translation is MVLIKEYRVVLPCSVEEYQVGQLFSVAEASKNETGGGEGIEVLRNEPYEKEGEKGQYTHKIYRLKSRVPTFIQLLAPESAFVFHEKAWNAYPYCRTEVTNEYMKDNFLIKIETWHKPDLGTQENVHKLDRSSWQQVAVVPIDIADGSHVCSSDYKQDEDPSKFKSVKTGRGPLGPFWKKELSAKNDCPRMCAYKLVTVKFKWFGLQTKVENLIHEQEKRIFTNFHRQLFCWIDKWVELTMDDIRRMEAETQKELDELRKKGDVRGTSAADE